The Amycolatopsis sp. DG1A-15b genome contains the following window.
TGCCGCTGCTGGTCGCCCTGGTGATCGGCCTGGTCGTCGGGCTGCCGCTCGGCCTGCTGCTGTTCCGCCCGCTCAACGCCCGCGTGACCGCCGGGCTGGCGAAGCGCAACGAAAAGCGGGCCCGCGCCCGTGCCGAGCTGCGCGCGCAGCTGCGCGGCGAGGGACAGCCCGAGTGAGCCGCCCGCACAACCGCAGCTGGGTCCGCGAGGCCGTCCGGATCATCGAGGCCGACGCCAACCGCAGCGCCGACACCCACCTGCACGTCTTCCCGCTGCCCCCGGAGTGGGGCATCGACCTGTACCTCAAGGACGAGTCGGTCCACCCGACCGGCTCGCTGAAGCACCGGCTGGCCCGGTCGCTGTTCCTCTACGGGCTCGTCAACGGCCAGATCGGGCCGGACACCGTGCTCGTCGAGGCCTCCAGCGGGTCGACCGCGGTGTCCGAGGCCTACTTCGCCCGGATGCTCGGCCTGCGCTTCATCACCGTCGTGCCGCGGCGCACGTCGAAGGAGAAGGTCGCGCTCATCGAGTTCTACGGCGGCGAGTGCCACTTCGTCGACCAGGCCCCGGCGATGTACCCCGAGGCGGAGCGGCTCGCGGCCGAATGCGGCGGGCACTACCTCGACCAGTTCACCTACGCCGAGCGCGCGACGGACTGGCGCGGCAACAACAACATCGCCGAGTCGGTGTTCGCGCAGATGCGTTCGGAGCGCCACCCGATCCCGGCGTGGATCGTCGTCGGCGCGGGCACGGGCGGCACGAGCGCGACCTTCGGCCGGTACGTCCGCTACAAGCGCCACACGACGAAGGTCTGCGTCGTCGACCCGGAGAACTCGTCGTTCTACGGCGCTTGGGAGACCGGGGCACTGGACTACGGCACCGGCATGCCGTCGCGGATCGAGGGCATCGGGCGGCCGCGCTGCGAGCCGTCCTTCGTGCCGGGCGTCATCGACGAGATGTTCCAGATCCCCGACGCCGGCTCGCTGGCGGCGATCCGGCTGCTGCGCGAGCGGACCGGCCACTGGGCGGGCGGCTCGACCGGCACCAACCTCTACGGCGCGTTCCGGCTCATTTCCCGGATGGTCGAGGACGGCCAGGCGGGCAGCGTCGTGACGCTGCTGTGCGACGGCGGCGAGCGGTACGCGCACACCTACTACAACGACGAGTGGCTGGCCCAGCAGGGCTTGGACCTGGCGCCGCACACGGCGTTGTTCGAGGAGTTCCTGGCGACCGGGAAGTTCGTCCCGGAGAGCTAGAGGTTCAGGCCGACCGCGGCCAGCACCGCCCACGCCAGCATCGCGAGCCCGGTGTCGCGCAGGGCGGGGATCAGGTCGCGGCCGGTCGCGTCGTGGCGGATCGCGCTCACGGACTGGATCAGCAGCGGGGCGCTGAGCAGGGGAAGCCCGGCGAGCGAATGCGTGGTGAACGGCAGGACCACGGCGAGCGCGAACGGCACCGCCACCAGCGCCAGGTACAGGCGGCGGGTGCCTTGGTCGCCGAGGCGCGTCGCGAGGGTGCGCTTGCCCGCTTCGACGTCGGTCGGGATGTCACGCAGGTTGTTGGCCGTCAGGACCGCCGTCGAGAAGCAGCCGACCGCGACCGCGCACGCCAGCGCCGCCCAGCTCACCCGGCCCGCCTGGACGTACACCGTGCCGAGGACGCCGGCCAGGCCGAAGAACACGAAGACCGCGATCTCGCCGAAGCCGTAGTAGCCGTAGGGCTTCTTGCCGCCGGTGTAGAACCACGCGCCGAGGATGCACAGCGCACCCATCCCCAGCAGCCACCAGTGCCCGCTGACGGCCACGAGGACCAGCCCCAGCACGCCGGCGAGGCCCAGGGAGATCAGCGCGGCGGTGAGCACGGCTTTCGGGGCGGCGACACCGGAGCCGACCAGCCGGAGCGGGCCGACGCGGTTTTCGTCCGTGCCGCGGATGCCGTCGGAGTAGTCGTTGGCGTAGTTGACGCCGACGATCAGCGAGAGGGAGACCAGCAGCGCCAGCGCCGAACGCCACCACGAGAACGCGTCCAGCGCGATCGCCGCGCCGACGCCCGCCACCACCGGCGCCACCGCGTTGGGCAGCGTCCGCGGCCGGGCCCCTTCGATCCACTCGCTCAAGCTCGCCATGGCGCCATTCAACGCCATGTCGATCAGTGGCAAGCGGGAACCCGCGAAGTCTTTCGGGGGTCCGGGTGGCGGAGCCTCCGGCCCGGGGCGAAGCCCCGGATGTCACAGTCAGTCGGAGGTCGGCAGCTGCCAAACGATCGACCCGCTGTTGGGGTCCACCGTGGGACCGTCCGCCAGCGCCGTACCCGCGGGAATGAGGATCCCCAGCGCGACGGCGGTACCGACGAGAGCAGTGCGAATCCAGCGCGTCATGGTGAGTAGCCAAGCGGGCGCACCCTGTGCGTGTCAACGAAGTACCGCCATTCAGCCGCTCGACTACGGCCGGAGCCGGGTCCGCACGGCCGCCCGGTCGACCTTCCCCGGCCCGCGCAGCGGCAGCTCGGAGCCGAATTCGATGCGTTTCGGCGTCGCCGCCGCGCCCAGTTCCGCGCGGACCGCCGCGCGCAGGTCGCCGTGCTCACCCTGCGAGACGACCAGGGCCGCCACGGCCTCGCCCCACTCCGGGTCCGGTACCCCGACCACGCAGGCGTCCCGCACCCCGGGCTGGGCGCAGAGACACCGCTCGATCGCGTTCGCCGACACCTTCACGCCACCGGTGTTGATCATGTCGTCGGCCCGGCCGAGGACCTCGATGCGGCCGTCGGCGTGCCGGACCCCGCGGTCGGACGTCGTGAACCAGCCGTCCGCGAAGGACTCGGCCGTCAGATCCGGCCGGAGCCGGTAGCCGTGCGCGAGGACGTCCCCGGCGATCCGGATCCGGTCACCGGAGAGGTCGACGCGGACGCCGTCGAGGGGGAAGCCGTCGTAGACGCAGCCGCTGGCCGTCTCGCTCATGCCGTACGCGGGCACGATCCGCACCCCGGCGTCCGCGGCGCGTTCCCGCAGGGCCGGCGAGGTCGCCGCCGCACCGACCACGATCGCGTCGAACGTCTTCGCCGCGGCCAGCCCCGCGCCGCCGTCGTCGAGCAGCCGGACCAGCTGGGTCGGGACCAGCGCCGTGTACCGCGGGCCGCCCTTCAGCCGGGCCGCCGCGGCCGCGAAGTCGTCCGGCCGGAAGCCGGTGCCGGTCAGCAGCACCGGGGTCGTCCCGGCCAGCAGCGACCGGACCAGCACCTGGAGCCCGCCGATGTAGTGCGCCGGGGTGGCCAGCAGCCAGTGCCCCGGCCCGCCGAGGCGCGTGTGCGTCGCCTCGGCGGACGCGGTCAGCGCGCGGGCCGAGAGCAGCACGCCCTTGGGGGCGCCCGTCGAGCCCGACGTGGCGATGACCACGGCGGTGCCCGGTTCGGCGGGCTCGGCCGGCGCCATCGCGTCGCGCAGAGCGGGGTCGGTGAACGGCAGGACCGCCGGGCCGCCGCCCAGCGCGTCCGCGACGGCTCCGTTCAGAGCGGCGAGTGCCTCGGGCGAGCCGTCGAGGTGGACCGGGAGCAGCTCAGTAGTAATAGGGGACGTCCTTGAAGTCGGGGTCGCGCTTCTGGAGGAAGGCGTCACGGCCTTCGACGGCCTCGTCCTGCATGTAGGCCAACCGGGTGGTTTCCCCGGCGAACAGCTGCTGGCCGACCAGGCCGTCGTCGGTGAGGTTGAACGCGTACTTCAGCATCCGCTGCGCCGTCGGCGACTTGCGCGTGATCTCCCACGCCCAGGTCAAGGCCTCTTTTTCCAGGTCGGCGTGCGGGACCACGGCGTTCACCGCCCCCATGTGGTGCATCTGCTCGGCGGAGTACTCGCGGCCGAGGAAGAAGATCTCCCTGGCGAACTTCTGCCCGACCATCTTCGCCAGGTAGGCCGAGCCGTAGCCGCCGTCGAACGAGCCGACGTCGGCGTCGGTCTGCTTGAACTTCGCGTGCTCGGCCGAGGCGAGCGTGAGATCGCACACCACGTGCAGGGAGTGCCCGCCGCCCGCGGCCCAGCCCGGCACCACCGCGATCACCGGTTTCGGCATGAACCGGATCAGCCGCTGGCACTCGAGGATGTGCAGCCGGCCGGCCCGTGCGGGGTCCACCGTGTCGGAGGTCTCCCCGCTCGCGTACTGATACCCGGAGCGTCCGCGAATACGCTGGTCACCACCGGAGCAGAACGCCCACCCGCCGTCCTTCGGCGACGGGCCGTTCCCGGTGAGCAGGACGCAGCCGACGTCCGAGCTCATCCGGGCGTGATCCAGCGCCCGGTAGAGCTCGTCGACGGTGTGCGGCCGGAAGGCGTTGCGAACCTCCGGACGGTCGAACGCGATGCGCACCACGCGTTTGCCACCGCGGTTCTCGGCGGAACGGTGGTAGGTGATGTCGGTGAAGGCGAAACCGTCGACCTCGGTCCACGCGGCCGGATCGAACAGCTCGGAAACTCGGGCGTCATCCACGTTTGCGAGGATAGGACCTGTGGACACTTGTGATCTCGATGAGTCTGGAGCCTGCCGGAGATGAACCCATCCACCGCGCAGGCCAGGGTCATCGTCGACGAACTCGTCCGCAACACCGTTTCGCACGTCGTCCTCTGCCCGGGTTCCCGCAACGCGCCGCTGTCGATCGCGCTGTATGACGCGGCCGCGGCCGGGAAGCTGCGGCTGCACGTCCGCATCGACGAGCGCGGGGCCGCCTTCCTCGCCCTCGGCATCGCCGCGCGCACCGGCCGCCCGGTGGCCGTGCTCTGCACGTCCGGCACCGCGGCCGCGAACTTCCACCCGGCCGTGCTCGAGGCCGACCGGGCCGGTGTCCCGCTGATCGTGCTGACCGCCGACCGGCCGCCCGAACTGCGGGCCGCGGGGGCGTCGCAGGTCATCGACCAGCACCAGCTCTACGGCGACGCGATCCGCTACTTCGACGAGCTGGCCGTCGCCGAGCGGCGGGCCGGCCAGAACTCGTACTGGCGCAGCCAGATCTGCCGGGCGTGGAACGCCGCCTACGGCGAGTGGCGCTGTGGGCCGGTGCACCTGAACATCCCGTTCCGCGAGCCGCTCGTGCCCGATTTGGACGACGACGGCGAATGGTACGAATCCCTCGACGGCCGCGCGGACGGGTCCCGCTGGACCGAGCTGCCGGACTTCGGCGCGCTCCCGTCGTTCGTGGTGCCTTCGGCGCGCCACGGCCTGGTGATCGCCTGCGACACCGGCGTCCAGGCGGCCAGCGAGTGGGCCGAGCAGCACGGCTGGCCGGTCGTGTCGGAGACCGGCGGCCTGGGGCTGTCCGGCGGCACGGCGATCTCGTCCGGGGTGTGGCTGCTGGCCGTCGAGGAGTTCATCAGCAGGCACAAACCGGAGCAGGTGCTCTGCCTCGGCCGGCCGACGGTGTTCCGGCAGATCCAGAAGGTGCTCTCGGACGCCGACGTAGAGGTGCTGCTGGTGCGCCCGGACTCGGACTGGCCGGCGCCCGCGCACAACGTCCGCCAGGTCGGGCAGTGGTTCGACGAGCCGACGAAGCCCGCCGACCCGGAGTGGCTGGCCAGCTGGCGCCGGGCCGACGCCGCGGCCGCCTCCGCCGTCGCCGCGACGCTGGCCGACGAGCCGTGGCCCAGCGGGCTGCGGGTGGCCACCG
Protein-coding sequences here:
- a CDS encoding DUF4229 domain-containing protein; protein product: MSDVKAHHLPRDLTLYLLARFVLVGVIAWGLSLTGVPLLVALVIGLVVGLPLGLLLFRPLNARVTAGLAKRNEKRARARAELRAQLRGEGQPE
- a CDS encoding PLP-dependent cysteine synthase family protein codes for the protein MSRPHNRSWVREAVRIIEADANRSADTHLHVFPLPPEWGIDLYLKDESVHPTGSLKHRLARSLFLYGLVNGQIGPDTVLVEASSGSTAVSEAYFARMLGLRFITVVPRRTSKEKVALIEFYGGECHFVDQAPAMYPEAERLAAECGGHYLDQFTYAERATDWRGNNNIAESVFAQMRSERHPIPAWIVVGAGTGGTSATFGRYVRYKRHTTKVCVVDPENSSFYGAWETGALDYGTGMPSRIEGIGRPRCEPSFVPGVIDEMFQIPDAGSLAAIRLLRERTGHWAGGSTGTNLYGAFRLISRMVEDGQAGSVVTLLCDGGERYAHTYYNDEWLAQQGLDLAPHTALFEEFLATGKFVPES
- a CDS encoding 1,4-dihydroxy-2-naphthoate polyprenyltransferase, which produces MASLSEWIEGARPRTLPNAVAPVVAGVGAAIALDAFSWWRSALALLVSLSLIVGVNYANDYSDGIRGTDENRVGPLRLVGSGVAAPKAVLTAALISLGLAGVLGLVLVAVSGHWWLLGMGALCILGAWFYTGGKKPYGYYGFGEIAVFVFFGLAGVLGTVYVQAGRVSWAALACAVAVGCFSTAVLTANNLRDIPTDVEAGKRTLATRLGDQGTRRLYLALVAVPFALAVVLPFTTHSLAGLPLLSAPLLIQSVSAIRHDATGRDLIPALRDTGLAMLAWAVLAAVGLNL
- the menE gene encoding o-succinylbenzoate--CoA ligase, whose amino-acid sequence is MLPVHLDGSPEALAALNGAVADALGGGPAVLPFTDPALRDAMAPAEPAEPGTAVVIATSGSTGAPKGVLLSARALTASAEATHTRLGGPGHWLLATPAHYIGGLQVLVRSLLAGTTPVLLTGTGFRPDDFAAAAARLKGGPRYTALVPTQLVRLLDDGGAGLAAAKTFDAIVVGAAATSPALRERAADAGVRIVPAYGMSETASGCVYDGFPLDGVRVDLSGDRIRIAGDVLAHGYRLRPDLTAESFADGWFTTSDRGVRHADGRIEVLGRADDMINTGGVKVSANAIERCLCAQPGVRDACVVGVPDPEWGEAVAALVVSQGEHGDLRAAVRAELGAAATPKRIEFGSELPLRGPGKVDRAAVRTRLRP
- a CDS encoding 1,4-dihydroxy-2-naphthoyl-CoA synthase — encoded protein: MDDARVSELFDPAAWTEVDGFAFTDITYHRSAENRGGKRVVRIAFDRPEVRNAFRPHTVDELYRALDHARMSSDVGCVLLTGNGPSPKDGGWAFCSGGDQRIRGRSGYQYASGETSDTVDPARAGRLHILECQRLIRFMPKPVIAVVPGWAAGGGHSLHVVCDLTLASAEHAKFKQTDADVGSFDGGYGSAYLAKMVGQKFAREIFFLGREYSAEQMHHMGAVNAVVPHADLEKEALTWAWEITRKSPTAQRMLKYAFNLTDDGLVGQQLFAGETTRLAYMQDEAVEGRDAFLQKRDPDFKDVPYYY
- the menD gene encoding 2-succinyl-5-enolpyruvyl-6-hydroxy-3-cyclohexene-1-carboxylic-acid synthase, with the translated sequence MNPSTAQARVIVDELVRNTVSHVVLCPGSRNAPLSIALYDAAAAGKLRLHVRIDERGAAFLALGIAARTGRPVAVLCTSGTAAANFHPAVLEADRAGVPLIVLTADRPPELRAAGASQVIDQHQLYGDAIRYFDELAVAERRAGQNSYWRSQICRAWNAAYGEWRCGPVHLNIPFREPLVPDLDDDGEWYESLDGRADGSRWTELPDFGALPSFVVPSARHGLVIACDTGVQAASEWAEQHGWPVVSETGGLGLSGGTAISSGVWLLAVEEFISRHKPEQVLCLGRPTVFRQIQKVLSDADVEVLLVRPDSDWPAPAHNVRQVGQWFDEPTKPADPEWLASWRRADAAAASAVAATLADEPWPSGLRVATELVDALPPDSLLVVGSSNPTRDVALAGRLRPDVLVHRNRGVAGIDGTVSTAIGAAYVHRGPSYALLGDLTFLHDASGLLTGPAEQRPDLTIVVLNDDGGGIFSLLEQGAPEHSASFERVFGTPHGADLGALCAGYRVPHVVAETLTEFRAALTPVPGLRVVEVRVDRSRHRDLHARLRAAVSSAVSAA